The proteins below come from a single Geobacillus thermoleovorans genomic window:
- a CDS encoding nitrate reductase subunit alpha: protein MKRKRSPLTNRFKYIRPIERQADGHSETTYGDRAWEDAYRRRWQHDKVVRSTHGVNCTGSCSWNIYVKNGIVTWEGQQLNYPSTGPDMPDFEPRGCPRGASFSWYMYSPLRVKYPYVRGILLDMWREALSHHPNNPLEAWKSIVEDREKAKRYKQARGKGGFVRVSWDEALTLVAASLLYTVVKYGPDRNIGFSPIPAMSMVSHAAGSRFMQLMGGPMLSFYDWYADLPPASPQIWGDQTDVPESSDWYNAGYIITWGSNVPLTRTPDAHFLAEVRYRGTKVVSVSPDYAESTKFADDWLSVKQGTDGALAMAMGHVILNEYYVKRTVPYFERYAKTYTDFPFVVTLKQNGGAWTAGRFLLAKDLGKQTNNAEWKPVIYDENTDSFVVPNGTIGARWEDKGKWNLRLVDEETEQPLEPRLSFLGSEDEVISIQLPYFTAEGGKTIERAVPVKKVQTVTGDVYVTTVYDLILANYGIDRGIGGTVARSYDDEVPFTPAWQEAITGVDRELVVKIAREFADNAIDTNGRSMIIVGAGINHWFNSDTIYRAVLNLVLFVGAQGVNGGGWAHYVGQEKLRPVEGWQTIATARDWVGPAKLQNGTSFFYFATDQWRYEERPVDELISPLAKKARYSHPGDYNVLAARLGWLPSYPTFNKNGIELYNEAVSHGARTPEEIGAYVAKQLKKKELQFAIEDPDNEANFPRNLIVWRANLISSSGKGHEYFLKHLLGTTNGLLNDDRDSLRPEEIRWRDEAPEGKLDLLVNLDFRMAGTALYSDVVLPAATWYEKHDLSSTDMHPFVHPFNPAVPPLWEARSDWDIFKSLAKAVSDVAKQAGLKPMKEVVATPLLHDTAQELAQPFGEVKDWSKGETEPIPGKTMPNIHVIERDYTLLYDQMTALGPNVARQPIGTKGIAWSAKDEYEQLKRRLGTVRRASIADGCPDISEAKKAAEAILTLSSTTNGKMAVKAWEALEKKTDLKLADLAKEREEECFTFEQITAQPKTVITSPAFSGSEKGGRRYSPFTTNVERLIPWRTLTGRQSFYIDHELMHEFGETMATFKPVLPHRPFSNKRPKENGKEVILNYLTPHNKWSIHSMYFDSLPMLTLFRGGPTVWMNKDDAAEAGINDNDWIECFNENGVVVARAVVSHRLPRGMAFMHHAQDRHINVPGTKLTNNRGGTHNSPTRIHVKPTHMIGGYAQLSYGFNYYGPTGNQRDLYVVIRKLEEVDWLED from the coding sequence ATGAAACGAAAACGATCTCCGCTCACCAACCGTTTCAAATATATTCGGCCGATCGAGCGCCAAGCCGACGGCCATAGCGAAACAACCTACGGCGACCGCGCCTGGGAAGATGCGTACCGTCGCCGCTGGCAGCACGACAAAGTCGTCCGCTCGACCCATGGCGTCAACTGCACGGGGTCGTGCAGCTGGAACATTTACGTCAAAAACGGCATCGTCACCTGGGAAGGACAGCAGCTCAACTATCCGTCGACCGGGCCGGATATGCCGGACTTTGAACCGCGCGGCTGCCCGCGCGGCGCGAGCTTCTCATGGTATATGTACAGCCCGCTGCGCGTCAAATACCCGTATGTCCGCGGCATCTTGCTTGACATGTGGCGCGAGGCGCTCTCCCATCATCCAAACAACCCGCTTGAGGCGTGGAAAAGCATCGTTGAAGACCGCGAAAAAGCGAAGCGCTACAAACAGGCGCGCGGGAAGGGCGGATTCGTGCGCGTCAGCTGGGACGAAGCGTTGACGCTTGTCGCCGCTTCCTTATTGTATACGGTTGTGAAATACGGACCGGACCGCAACATCGGCTTCTCGCCGATTCCGGCGATGTCGATGGTCAGCCATGCCGCCGGATCGCGCTTCATGCAGCTAATGGGCGGGCCGATGTTAAGCTTCTATGATTGGTACGCCGACTTGCCGCCGGCGTCGCCGCAAATTTGGGGCGACCAAACGGACGTGCCGGAGTCAAGCGACTGGTACAACGCCGGCTACATCATCACCTGGGGCTCGAACGTCCCGCTCACCCGGACTCCGGACGCTCACTTTTTAGCCGAAGTGCGCTACCGCGGCACGAAAGTCGTCTCCGTCAGCCCAGATTACGCCGAGTCGACAAAATTCGCCGACGACTGGCTGTCGGTGAAGCAAGGGACGGACGGCGCCTTGGCGATGGCGATGGGGCATGTTATTTTAAACGAATATTACGTCAAACGGACCGTTCCATATTTTGAACGATATGCCAAAACGTACACCGATTTTCCGTTTGTCGTCACCTTAAAACAAAACGGCGGCGCATGGACGGCCGGCCGCTTCTTGTTGGCGAAAGACCTTGGCAAACAAACGAACAATGCCGAATGGAAGCCGGTCATCTATGATGAAAACACCGACTCGTTTGTCGTGCCGAATGGAACGATCGGCGCTCGCTGGGAAGACAAAGGAAAATGGAACTTGCGTCTTGTTGATGAGGAAACAGAACAGCCGCTTGAGCCACGCCTGTCGTTTTTAGGGAGCGAAGATGAAGTCATCTCGATCCAGCTTCCATATTTCACCGCTGAGGGCGGAAAAACGATCGAACGCGCGGTTCCAGTGAAAAAAGTGCAAACCGTAACAGGAGACGTTTACGTCACGACCGTCTATGATTTGATTTTGGCCAACTACGGCATTGACCGCGGCATCGGCGGCACAGTCGCCCGCTCGTACGATGACGAGGTGCCATTCACGCCAGCATGGCAAGAAGCGATCACCGGCGTCGACCGCGAACTCGTCGTGAAAATCGCCCGTGAGTTTGCCGACAACGCGATCGACACAAACGGCCGGTCGATGATCATCGTCGGCGCCGGGATCAACCATTGGTTCAACTCCGATACGATTTACCGCGCCGTCTTGAACCTTGTCTTGTTCGTCGGCGCCCAAGGGGTGAATGGCGGCGGTTGGGCCCATTACGTCGGGCAGGAAAAGCTGCGGCCGGTGGAAGGATGGCAGACAATCGCCACCGCCCGCGACTGGGTCGGACCAGCGAAATTGCAAAACGGCACGTCATTCTTTTACTTTGCGACCGACCAATGGCGCTATGAAGAGCGGCCGGTCGATGAGCTCATCTCACCGCTGGCCAAAAAAGCGCGCTATTCACACCCTGGCGATTACAACGTCTTGGCCGCGCGGCTTGGCTGGCTGCCGTCGTACCCGACGTTTAACAAAAACGGCATCGAGCTGTATAACGAAGCAGTAAGCCATGGAGCCCGCACGCCGGAAGAGATCGGCGCCTACGTCGCGAAACAGCTGAAAAAGAAAGAATTGCAGTTTGCGATCGAAGATCCGGACAACGAGGCGAATTTTCCGCGCAACTTGATCGTCTGGCGCGCCAACTTAATCTCAAGCTCCGGCAAAGGGCACGAATACTTCTTAAAACATTTGCTTGGCACGACGAACGGCTTGTTAAACGATGACCGCGACAGCCTGCGCCCGGAAGAAATCCGCTGGCGCGATGAAGCGCCGGAAGGCAAGCTCGATCTGCTTGTCAACTTGGACTTCCGCATGGCCGGCACAGCGCTCTACTCCGATGTCGTCCTGCCGGCAGCGACATGGTATGAAAAACATGACTTAAGCAGCACGGATATGCATCCGTTCGTCCATCCGTTCAATCCAGCCGTGCCTCCGCTCTGGGAAGCGCGCTCGGACTGGGATATTTTCAAATCACTCGCGAAAGCCGTATCTGATGTCGCCAAACAAGCCGGCTTAAAGCCGATGAAAGAAGTCGTCGCCACTCCGCTGTTGCACGATACGGCGCAAGAGCTGGCGCAGCCGTTCGGTGAAGTGAAAGACTGGAGCAAAGGCGAAACTGAACCGATTCCGGGCAAAACGATGCCGAACATTCACGTCATTGAACGCGACTATACCCTTCTTTACGACCAAATGACCGCCTTAGGTCCAAATGTCGCCCGCCAGCCGATCGGCACAAAAGGGATTGCCTGGTCAGCGAAAGACGAGTATGAACAGTTGAAACGCCGGCTCGGCACTGTCCGGCGCGCTTCCATCGCCGACGGCTGCCCGGATATCAGCGAAGCGAAAAAAGCGGCTGAAGCGATTTTGACGCTGTCATCAACTACAAACGGCAAAATGGCGGTGAAAGCGTGGGAGGCGCTTGAGAAAAAGACGGATTTGAAATTGGCCGATTTAGCGAAAGAACGCGAGGAAGAATGCTTTACGTTTGAACAAATCACCGCCCAGCCGAAAACGGTCATCACCTCGCCGGCGTTCAGCGGCTCGGAAAAAGGCGGGCGGCGCTACTCGCCGTTTACGACGAACGTCGAACGGCTCATCCCGTGGCGGACGTTGACCGGCCGGCAGTCGTTTTACATCGATCATGAACTGATGCACGAGTTTGGCGAAACGATGGCGACGTTCAAGCCGGTGTTGCCGCACCGTCCGTTTTCAAACAAACGCCCGAAAGAAAACGGAAAGGAAGTCATCTTGAACTATTTGACGCCGCATAACAAATGGTCGATCCACAGCATGTATTTCGACTCCTTGCCGATGTTGACGCTTTTCCGCGGCGGGCCGACCGTGTGGATGAACAAAGATGATGCGGCCGAAGCCGGCATCAACGACAACGACTGGATCGAATGTTTCAACGAAAACGGCGTCGTCGTCGCCCGCGCCGTCGTCTCCCACCGGCTGCCGCGCGGCATGGCGTTTATGCACCACGCGCAAGACCGCCATATTAACGTGCCGGGCACGAAGCTGACAAACAACCGCGGCGGCACGCACAACAGCCCGACGCGCATCCACGTAAAGCCGACGCATATGATCGGCGGATATGCACAGTTAAGCTACGGATTCAACTATTACGGACCGACGGGCAACCAACGCGACCTGTACGTCGTCATCCGCAAACTCGAGGAGGTTGATTGGCTTGAAGATTAA
- a CDS encoding metal-dependent hydrolase, producing the protein MRYSSHVIATLCLGAAAAAHTKLPFTAAYTAGLVIGSLLPDIDEPSSYVGRRSFGVAGKVKEAFGHRGMTHSLIVWGVLAALVWRDSASPFTAGLVLGYLFHIVEDFFSVQGVPLFWPFSSKRWKVPLYRTGKGMEKALVGIAWIAFVYFGVNGLFHEWWRSWLSMW; encoded by the coding sequence TTGCGATACTCCAGCCATGTCATTGCCACATTATGCCTCGGCGCGGCGGCGGCCGCGCATACAAAGCTGCCGTTTACCGCCGCCTATACGGCGGGGCTTGTCATCGGCAGCCTTCTTCCTGACATTGACGAGCCGTCGTCATACGTCGGCCGCCGTTCGTTCGGCGTCGCGGGGAAAGTAAAAGAAGCGTTCGGCCATCGCGGCATGACGCATTCGCTCATCGTCTGGGGGGTGCTTGCCGCCCTCGTCTGGCGCGACTCGGCGTCGCCGTTTACCGCTGGGCTCGTGCTCGGCTACTTGTTTCATATTGTGGAAGACTTTTTTTCTGTTCAAGGGGTGCCGCTGTTTTGGCCGTTTTCGTCCAAGCGGTGGAAAGTGCCGCTCTATCGGACGGGAAAAGGGATGGAGAAAGCATTGGTTGGCATCGCTTGGATCGCATTCGTCTATTTTGGCGTCAACGGCTTGTTTCACGAATGGTGGCGGTCATGGTTGTCGATGTGGTAA
- the narH gene encoding nitrate reductase subunit beta yields MKIKAQVGMVMNLDKCIGCHTCSVTCKNTWTNRPGAEYMYFNNVETKPGIGYPKQWENQEKYRGGWELKNGELRLKSGSKAMRLVNLFYNPYQPTIDDYYEPWNYDYETLTNSPLKQYQPVARPKSSITGEWMELSWGPNWEDDLAGVHITGLRDPNVVKMEQAIQAEFENVFMMYLPRICEHCLNPSCVSSCPSGAMYKRDEDGIVLVDQNACRAWRYCVTSCPYKKVYFNWQTNKAEKCTLCFPRIEAGMPTICSETCVGRIRYIGVMLYDADQVKEAASVADEKQLYHAQLDIFLDPNDPTVIAEAKEAGIPDEWIAAAQRSPIYKMIVDWKIALPLHPEYRTLPMVWYIPPLSPIMNTIEGKGSQASADDIFPAIDEMRIPIEYLANLLTAGDTAHIRTTLKKMAAMRSYMRAKQTNKQPDIRLIESLGLSREDIEEMYRLLAIAKYEDRFVIPASHREEIADLYAEQGSCGLAFAGGPGACGTL; encoded by the coding sequence TTGAAGATTAAAGCGCAAGTCGGCATGGTGATGAATTTGGACAAATGCATCGGCTGCCATACGTGCAGCGTCACGTGCAAAAACACATGGACGAACCGCCCCGGCGCTGAATACATGTACTTTAACAACGTTGAAACGAAACCCGGAATCGGCTATCCGAAACAATGGGAAAACCAAGAGAAGTATAGAGGCGGCTGGGAGTTGAAAAACGGCGAACTGCGGCTCAAATCCGGCTCGAAAGCGATGCGGCTCGTCAACTTGTTCTACAATCCGTACCAGCCTACGATCGACGATTACTACGAACCGTGGAATTACGACTATGAAACGTTGACGAACAGCCCGCTAAAACAATACCAGCCAGTGGCGCGGCCGAAATCAAGCATCACCGGCGAATGGATGGAGCTGTCATGGGGGCCGAACTGGGAAGACGATCTGGCCGGCGTCCATATCACCGGTTTGCGTGATCCGAACGTTGTCAAAATGGAGCAGGCGATCCAAGCGGAATTTGAGAACGTCTTTATGATGTACTTGCCGCGCATTTGCGAGCATTGCCTCAATCCGTCATGCGTATCGAGCTGCCCGTCAGGCGCCATGTACAAACGCGACGAGGACGGCATCGTCCTCGTCGACCAAAACGCCTGCCGCGCTTGGCGGTATTGCGTCACAAGCTGCCCGTACAAAAAAGTGTATTTCAACTGGCAAACGAACAAAGCGGAAAAATGCACGCTCTGCTTCCCGCGCATCGAAGCCGGCATGCCGACGATTTGTTCGGAAACGTGCGTCGGCCGCATTCGCTACATCGGCGTCATGCTGTATGATGCGGATCAAGTGAAAGAAGCGGCGAGCGTCGCCGATGAGAAACAGCTATATCACGCTCAACTGGACATTTTCCTTGATCCGAACGATCCGACTGTCATCGCCGAAGCGAAAGAAGCGGGCATCCCGGACGAATGGATCGCCGCCGCACAGCGCTCGCCGATTTACAAAATGATCGTCGACTGGAAAATCGCTTTGCCGCTGCATCCGGAATACCGGACGCTGCCAATGGTATGGTACATTCCGCCGCTGAGCCCGATCATGAATACGATCGAAGGAAAAGGAAGCCAAGCGAGCGCCGATGACATCTTCCCGGCCATTGATGAAATGCGCATTCCGATCGAATATTTGGCGAATTTGCTGACGGCGGGCGATACGGCGCACATCCGCACGACATTGAAAAAAATGGCGGCCATGCGCTCATACATGCGGGCGAAACAAACGAACAAACAGCCGGACATCCGCCTCATTGAATCGCTCGGCTTAAGCCGTGAAGACATTGAAGAGATGTACCGTTTGCTCGCGATTGCCAAATACGAAGACCGCTTCGTCATTCCAGCATCGCACCGCGAAGAAATCGCTGACTTGTACGCGGAACAAGGCAGCTGCGGGCTGGCGTTCGCCGGCGGCCCGGGCGCTTGCGGCACGCTGTAA